A genomic region of Ensifer adhaerens contains the following coding sequences:
- a CDS encoding ABC transporter substrate-binding protein yields the protein MMHKLNGRLRLLTASAALAMVMAATAPAFAETPKDTLVEAFAIDDVISMDPGEAFELTAAEVTGNTYSMLVRLDTNDTSKVVGDLADNWTVSDDGLTYTFKLKSGLKFASGNPVTAEDVAWSFERAVKLDKSPAFILTQFGLTGDNVTEKAKAADEQTFVFTVDQPYAPSFVLNCLTATVAAVLDKKLVLDNVKPVTPTDDYKYDNDFGNEWLKTGYAGSGPFKLREWRANEVIVLERNDNYYGEQAKLARVIYRHMKESSGQRLALEAGDIDVARNLEPGDLDAVTKNADLAATSAPKGTVYYISLNQKNANLAKPEVREAFKYLVDYDALGSTIIKGIGEIHQSFLPKGVLGALDENPYKLDVAKAKELLAKAGLADGFTVTMDVRNGQPVTGIAESFQQTLGQAGVKLEIIPGDGKQTLTKYRARNHDMYIGQWGMDYFDPNSNAETFTSNPDNSDEGKNKTLAWRNAWDVPELTKKTKDALLERDSAKRAETYKELQKTVLGESPFVIIFQQTEVAGYRGNVKGLKLGPSFDTNFVAGITKE from the coding sequence ATGATGCACAAGCTCAATGGACGTCTTCGTCTTCTGACCGCTTCGGCGGCGCTGGCCATGGTGATGGCTGCGACCGCACCGGCCTTTGCCGAAACGCCGAAGGACACGCTGGTCGAAGCCTTTGCGATCGACGACGTCATTTCCATGGATCCGGGCGAAGCCTTCGAGCTGACCGCTGCCGAAGTGACCGGCAACACCTACAGCATGCTGGTACGCCTTGACACCAACGACACCTCCAAGGTCGTCGGCGACCTCGCCGACAACTGGACCGTGTCTGACGATGGCCTGACCTACACCTTCAAGCTGAAGTCCGGCCTGAAGTTTGCTTCGGGCAATCCGGTGACCGCCGAGGACGTCGCCTGGTCGTTCGAGCGCGCCGTGAAGCTCGACAAGAGCCCGGCCTTCATCCTCACCCAGTTCGGCCTCACCGGCGACAACGTGACGGAAAAGGCCAAGGCTGCGGACGAACAGACCTTCGTCTTCACCGTCGACCAGCCCTATGCGCCGAGCTTCGTGCTCAACTGCCTGACGGCGACTGTTGCTGCCGTGCTCGACAAGAAGCTGGTGCTCGACAACGTCAAGCCGGTGACGCCGACGGACGACTACAAGTATGACAACGATTTCGGCAACGAATGGCTGAAGACCGGTTATGCCGGCTCGGGTCCGTTCAAGCTGCGCGAATGGCGCGCCAACGAAGTCATCGTGCTTGAGCGCAACGACAACTACTACGGCGAACAGGCAAAGCTCGCCCGCGTCATCTATCGCCACATGAAGGAAAGCTCCGGCCAGCGCCTGGCGCTTGAAGCCGGCGATATCGACGTTGCCCGCAACCTCGAGCCGGGCGATCTTGACGCCGTCACCAAGAACGCGGATCTGGCAGCCACCAGCGCGCCCAAGGGCACGGTCTACTACATCAGCCTCAACCAGAAGAACGCGAACCTCGCAAAACCTGAAGTGCGCGAAGCCTTCAAGTATCTGGTCGACTACGATGCGCTCGGCTCGACGATCATCAAGGGCATCGGCGAAATCCACCAGAGCTTCCTGCCGAAGGGCGTTCTGGGTGCACTCGACGAGAACCCCTACAAGCTCGACGTCGCCAAGGCGAAGGAACTGCTCGCCAAGGCTGGTCTCGCTGACGGCTTCACCGTGACCATGGACGTTCGCAATGGCCAGCCTGTCACCGGCATTGCCGAATCCTTCCAGCAGACCCTCGGTCAGGCCGGCGTGAAGCTCGAGATCATCCCGGGTGACGGCAAGCAGACGCTGACGAAGTATCGTGCCCGTAACCACGACATGTATATCGGTCAGTGGGGCATGGACTATTTCGACCCGAACTCGAACGCCGAAACCTTCACCAGCAACCCCGACAATTCCGACGAAGGCAAGAACAAGACCCTTGCCTGGCGCAATGCCTGGGACGTTCCGGAGCTGACGAAGAAGACCAAGGACGCCCTGCTCGAGCGCGACAGCGCCAAGCGTGCCGAGACCTACAAGGAACTGCAGAAGACGGTGCTTGGCGAAAGCCCGTTCGTCATCATCTTCCAGCAGACCGAAGTCGCCGGCTACCGCGGCAACGTCAAGGGCCTGAAGCTCGGTCCGAGCTTCGACACCAACTTCGTCGCCGGCATTACCAAAGAATAA
- the nikC gene encoding nickel transporter permease, with protein MSTITETRVMTRREWLLSDRPQSRTQARLGRAYMTWQRFAANKLAVLGLIILLALVFIAAFADVLAPHSPYIGDLANARLMPPGSPGYLLGTDDLGRDILSRLIHGSRLTLAVVLLVAVIAAPIGLIVGAVAGYAGGWVDAVLMRITDIFLAFPKLVLALAFVAALGPGIENAVIAIAITSWPPYARIARAETLTVRNSDYIAAVQLMGASPIRIVFRHVMPMCMSSLIVRVTLDMAGIILTAAGLGFLGLGAQPPLPEWGAMIASGRRFILDQWWVATMPGIAILIVSLGFNLLGDGLRDALDPRESGQ; from the coding sequence ATGAGCACCATTACCGAAACACGCGTGATGACGCGCCGCGAATGGCTGCTGTCCGATCGCCCGCAGTCGCGCACCCAGGCTCGGCTTGGCCGCGCCTACATGACCTGGCAGCGCTTTGCCGCCAACAAACTGGCCGTGCTCGGCCTCATTATCCTGCTGGCGCTGGTCTTCATTGCAGCCTTCGCCGATGTCCTGGCACCGCATTCGCCCTATATCGGCGACCTCGCCAATGCCCGGCTGATGCCGCCGGGAAGCCCTGGCTATCTGCTGGGCACGGATGATCTCGGCCGCGACATCCTCTCGCGACTGATTCATGGTTCGCGCCTGACGCTCGCCGTCGTCCTTCTCGTCGCGGTCATCGCCGCGCCGATCGGGCTGATCGTCGGTGCGGTCGCCGGCTATGCCGGCGGCTGGGTCGATGCAGTGCTGATGCGCATCACCGATATCTTCCTCGCCTTCCCGAAACTGGTCCTGGCGCTCGCCTTCGTCGCAGCGCTCGGACCGGGCATCGAGAACGCGGTGATCGCGATTGCCATCACCTCATGGCCACCCTACGCGCGCATTGCCCGCGCAGAAACGCTGACGGTGCGCAACTCCGATTACATCGCCGCCGTGCAACTGATGGGCGCGTCGCCGATCCGCATCGTCTTCCGCCATGTGATGCCGATGTGCATGTCGTCGCTGATCGTGCGCGTCACGCTCGACATGGCTGGCATCATCCTGACCGCCGCCGGCCTCGGCTTCCTCGGCCTCGGCGCGCAGCCACCGTTGCCGGAATGGGGTGCGATGATCGCTTCTGGTCGCCGTTTCATTCTCGACCAGTGGTGGGTGGCAACGATGCCCGGCATCGCGATCCTGATCGTCAGCCTCGGTTTCAACCTGCTCGGCGACGGCCTGCGCGATGCGCTTGACCCGCGGGAGAGCGGTCAATGA
- a CDS encoding ABC transporter permease: MSGTGTVDGRKRARPGKIAAAVLRFFVVVVTTYLGLLAVTFFIGRIIPIDPVLAVLGDRAPTHVVERTREAMGLNLPLYQQFFIYVRQALTGDFGVSVLTTNPVMTDIRRVFPATMELATLGTLIGAVFGVPLGVLAAVKRGSIADQIVRVIGLVGYSVPIFWLALLSLLVFYARLKWVAYPGRIDIVFEYTFTPITGFYLFDALWQRQWDVLWDVFRHIILPASLLGYFSLAYISRMTRSFMLNELQQEYIVAARAKGLSETRIIWGHALRNAAVPLVTVIALSYAGLLEGSVLTETVFAWPGLGLYITNSLQNADMNAVLGGTIVIGSVFIGINLLSDLLYRTLDPRTRQR, from the coding sequence ATGAGCGGAACAGGGACCGTGGACGGGCGCAAACGCGCCCGTCCCGGCAAGATCGCGGCAGCAGTGCTGCGTTTTTTCGTCGTCGTCGTGACGACCTATCTCGGCCTGCTGGCCGTCACCTTCTTCATCGGACGGATAATCCCGATCGACCCGGTTCTGGCCGTCCTCGGCGACCGGGCGCCCACGCATGTCGTCGAAAGGACGCGCGAGGCGATGGGGCTGAACCTGCCCCTCTATCAACAATTCTTCATCTATGTCCGCCAGGCGCTGACCGGTGATTTCGGCGTTTCGGTACTGACGACCAATCCCGTCATGACCGACATCCGCCGCGTCTTCCCGGCGACCATGGAGCTTGCGACGCTCGGCACTCTGATCGGCGCCGTTTTCGGCGTTCCGCTCGGTGTGCTTGCCGCCGTCAAGCGCGGCAGCATCGCCGACCAGATCGTGCGCGTCATCGGCCTTGTCGGCTATTCCGTGCCGATCTTCTGGCTGGCGCTCCTGTCGCTGCTGGTGTTCTACGCGCGGCTGAAGTGGGTCGCCTATCCCGGCCGTATCGATATCGTGTTCGAATACACGTTCACGCCGATCACAGGCTTCTACCTGTTCGATGCGCTCTGGCAGCGGCAATGGGACGTGCTCTGGGACGTGTTCCGCCACATCATCCTGCCGGCCTCGCTGCTCGGCTACTTCTCGCTCGCCTATATCAGTCGCATGACGCGCAGCTTCATGCTCAATGAGTTGCAGCAGGAATACATCGTGGCGGCGCGCGCCAAGGGATTGTCCGAGACGCGTATCATCTGGGGGCATGCGCTGCGCAATGCGGCGGTTCCGCTCGTGACGGTCATCGCGCTTTCCTATGCCGGTCTGCTCGAAGGTTCGGTGCTGACCGAAACCGTCTTTGCCTGGCCGGGCCTTGGCCTCTACATCACCAATTCGCTGCAGAATGCCGACATGAACGCCGTCCTTGGTGGCACCATCGTCATCGGTTCGGTCTTCATCGGCATCAATCTCCTGTCCGACCTTCTCTACCGGACGCTCGACCCGAGGACGCGCCAGCGATGA
- a CDS encoding ABC transporter ATP-binding protein: MTSAVSVSNLSVTYDEFKALNDVSVEIAPGESFGLVGESGSGKSTLLRAIAGLAPVTGGTIRVHDRVLQGAKRDKAFYRAVQMVFQDPYGSLHPRQTIDRQLLEPLAIHGVADGERRILKALDEVGLGSGFRFRYPHQLSGGQRQRVAIARALILEPSILLLDEPTSALDASVQAEVLNLLEQVRRDHKLTFIMVSHDLGVVTHMCDRLAVMQGGRVVERLSSADLVAGRIGEDYTRSLMAASKGFQRKDAVATA, translated from the coding sequence ATGACATCTGCCGTTTCCGTTTCGAACCTTTCCGTCACCTACGACGAGTTCAAGGCGTTGAACGACGTCAGCGTCGAGATTGCGCCGGGCGAATCCTTCGGGCTCGTCGGCGAATCCGGGTCGGGCAAATCGACCTTGCTGCGGGCGATTGCCGGCCTTGCGCCGGTCACGGGCGGCACCATTCGCGTGCATGACCGCGTTCTGCAGGGGGCAAAGCGCGACAAAGCCTTCTACCGCGCCGTGCAGATGGTGTTTCAGGATCCCTACGGCTCGCTGCATCCGCGCCAGACGATCGACCGGCAATTGCTGGAGCCGCTGGCGATCCACGGCGTGGCCGACGGCGAGCGCCGTATCCTGAAGGCGCTTGATGAGGTCGGTCTTGGGTCCGGCTTCCGCTTCCGTTATCCGCACCAGCTTTCGGGCGGCCAGCGCCAGCGCGTCGCGATCGCTCGAGCACTGATCCTCGAACCCTCGATCCTGCTGCTCGACGAACCGACCTCGGCACTCGACGCCTCGGTGCAGGCCGAAGTTCTGAACCTCCTGGAACAGGTCCGTCGTGACCACAAGCTCACCTTCATCATGGTCAGCCACGACCTCGGCGTCGTCACCCATATGTGCGACCGGCTGGCGGTCATGCAGGGCGGGCGTGTGGTCGAGCGCTTGTCTTCGGCGGACCTCGTCGCGGGGCGTATCGGCGAGGATTATACGCGTAGCCTGATGGCCGCGAGCAAGGGCTTCCAGCGCAAGGACGCCGTCGCAACCGCGTGA
- a CDS encoding alpha/beta hydrolase: MLPSLSLAGPKGHWCRIAATLLLAIALAACAGRPVGVLVPSGTTGGASEVDLMVATTRAPSAEPGVLFSGERSDELSLTEIVVSIPPEKNREVGQVQWPKKLPANPERDFSTVSVTPLHQGNDAQNWLKAHLPQSRRVLIFVHGFNNRYEDAVYRFAQIVHDSKADVAPVIFTWPSRASVFGYNYDKESTNFSRDSLEDLLQRASKDPKVGEITVMAHSMGSWLTIEALRQMAIRNGRVTPKITDVILASPDLDVDVFGKQIRAMGDKRPKFTLFVSRDDRALNLSRRISGNIDRLGQIDPTVEPYRTQLEQAGITVLDLTALKGGDKLNHGKFAESPEVVRLLGNRLIAGQTVTDSDVGLGERIGAVTLGATQTVGSAASLAVSAPIMIFDPNTRKNYNEQVRRLGQSVENTVGATVTP; the protein is encoded by the coding sequence TTGCTGCCTTCGCTTTCTCTCGCAGGCCCGAAGGGGCATTGGTGCCGCATCGCCGCGACGCTTCTTCTGGCGATAGCGCTTGCAGCCTGCGCCGGCCGCCCCGTCGGCGTGCTGGTCCCCTCGGGAACGACAGGCGGCGCCTCCGAGGTCGACCTGATGGTCGCCACCACCCGTGCTCCTTCGGCTGAACCCGGCGTCCTCTTCAGTGGCGAGCGGTCCGACGAACTGTCGCTGACGGAAATCGTCGTTTCGATCCCTCCGGAAAAGAACCGCGAAGTCGGGCAAGTGCAGTGGCCGAAGAAGCTTCCGGCCAATCCGGAACGTGATTTCTCCACCGTCAGCGTCACGCCGCTGCACCAAGGCAACGACGCACAGAACTGGCTGAAGGCGCACCTGCCCCAGAGCCGCCGCGTGCTGATCTTCGTTCACGGCTTCAACAACCGCTACGAGGACGCAGTCTATCGCTTTGCCCAGATCGTGCACGATTCCAAAGCGGACGTTGCGCCGGTCATCTTCACCTGGCCCTCCCGCGCCAGCGTCTTCGGCTACAACTACGACAAGGAAAGCACGAACTTCTCGCGCGATTCCCTCGAAGACCTGCTGCAGCGCGCGTCCAAGGATCCGAAGGTCGGCGAAATCACCGTTATGGCCCATTCCATGGGCTCGTGGCTGACAATCGAGGCGCTGCGACAAATGGCGATCCGCAACGGCCGCGTCACGCCGAAGATCACCGACGTGATCCTCGCCTCGCCCGATCTCGACGTCGACGTCTTCGGCAAGCAGATCCGTGCGATGGGCGACAAGCGGCCGAAGTTCACCCTGTTCGTCTCTCGCGATGACCGGGCGCTCAACCTGTCACGACGCATCTCCGGCAACATCGACCGCCTCGGCCAGATCGACCCGACGGTCGAGCCCTATCGCACGCAACTGGAACAGGCCGGCATCACCGTTCTCGACCTGACGGCGCTGAAGGGCGGCGACAAATTGAACCACGGCAAGTTCGCCGAAAGCCCGGAAGTCGTACGCCTGCTCGGCAACCGCCTGATCGCGGGCCAGACCGTGACCGATTCCGATGTCGGGCTCGGCGAACGCATCGGTGCCGTGACGCTCGGCGCCACACAAACCGTCGGCAGCGCGGCGAGCCTCGCAGTCTCGGCGCCGATCATGATTTTCGACCCCAACACCCGCAAGAATTACAACGAGCAGGTGCGGCGTCTCGGCCAGTCGGTGGAAAACACCGTCGGCGCAACGGTAACACCCTGA
- the rfbG gene encoding CDP-glucose 4,6-dehydratase, with the protein MSRLANAAFWAGKRVLLTGHTGFKGSWARLWLAEMGARVAGYALPPSAEPALHALLGSEGFLHENLADIRDGDTLTAAIRQFEPEVILHMAAQPLVRESYRTPAETFDVNVMGTVRVLEAARTAPALKTIVVVTTDKVYRNDESGRHFPEEAVLGGHDPYSGSKAACELVVSTWRDSFLRERGIRVATARGGNVLGGGDFSVDRLVPDIVRAALSGETLAIRSPMATRPWQHVLDCLNGYLVYAEALHGDETEVAALNFGPSPAERQIPVRDVAGAIQTAMGLPTEWHETSAHDQPREMQALGLDPALALKTLSWTSRLSQDQAIEWTARWYDGWRRGAVARDLTLGQIDAFMRG; encoded by the coding sequence ATGAGCCGGCTTGCCAACGCTGCCTTCTGGGCCGGCAAGCGCGTGCTTCTGACGGGCCACACCGGCTTCAAGGGAAGCTGGGCGCGGCTCTGGCTGGCCGAGATGGGCGCCCGGGTTGCCGGCTACGCCTTGCCACCTTCAGCTGAGCCGGCTCTGCACGCTTTGCTCGGGTCGGAAGGTTTCCTGCACGAAAATCTCGCTGATATCCGCGACGGCGACACGCTCACGGCGGCTATTCGGCAGTTCGAGCCGGAAGTCATCCTGCATATGGCCGCCCAGCCGCTGGTGCGCGAAAGCTACCGCACACCGGCCGAAACCTTCGACGTCAATGTCATGGGAACGGTACGGGTGCTTGAGGCCGCCCGCACGGCACCTGCTCTGAAGACGATCGTCGTCGTGACCACAGACAAGGTCTACCGCAACGACGAGAGCGGCCGGCACTTTCCGGAAGAGGCCGTGCTCGGCGGCCATGATCCTTACTCCGGCTCCAAGGCCGCCTGCGAACTGGTCGTCTCGACCTGGCGGGATTCGTTCCTGCGTGAGCGCGGCATCCGGGTTGCGACGGCCCGCGGCGGCAATGTACTCGGCGGCGGCGACTTTTCCGTCGACCGCCTCGTGCCCGACATTGTCCGGGCAGCCCTCTCCGGAGAAACGCTTGCGATCCGCAGCCCGATGGCGACCCGTCCCTGGCAGCACGTGCTCGACTGCCTCAATGGCTACCTCGTCTATGCCGAAGCCCTCCACGGCGATGAGACCGAGGTCGCCGCGCTGAACTTCGGTCCCTCCCCCGCGGAACGACAGATCCCGGTGCGCGACGTCGCTGGTGCGATCCAGACCGCCATGGGTCTCCCGACGGAATGGCACGAGACCTCGGCGCACGACCAGCCGCGCGAAATGCAGGCCCTCGGCCTTGATCCCGCCCTTGCCCTGAAAACACTATCCTGGACCTCCCGTCTTTCCCAGGACCAGGCGATCGAATGGACCGCACGCTGGTATGACGGCTGGCGCCGTGGCGCCGTTGCCCGCGACCTGACGCTCGGCCAAATCGACGCATTCATGAGAGGCTAA
- a CDS encoding ABC transporter ATP-binding protein has protein sequence MSALLTVEDLKVSFPTRTGLVEAVRGVSFTLGRERLGIVGESGSGKSQTGRAIMGLTPGHAQVTAKQLNFDGIDLLSASPKVRRDLRGKRIAMILQDPKYSLNPVMSIGRQIVETLRQHESVSRGEARERALDMLAAVQIRDPKRVYDLYPHEVSGGMGQRAMIAMMLVAGPELLIADEPTSALDVTVQLEVLGILDKLVADRGMGLIFVSHDLRLVSSFCDRVIVMYAGRIVEELAASELANAKHPYTQGLLNCMPAIGSDRHPLPVLDRKPEWAQ, from the coding sequence ATGAGTGCGCTTCTGACTGTTGAAGACCTCAAGGTCTCGTTCCCGACCCGCACCGGCCTAGTCGAGGCCGTGCGCGGGGTCTCCTTCACGCTCGGCCGCGAACGCCTCGGCATCGTTGGCGAAAGCGGCTCCGGCAAGTCGCAGACCGGCCGGGCGATCATGGGGCTGACGCCTGGTCATGCGCAGGTGACGGCAAAGCAGTTGAACTTTGACGGCATCGACCTCTTGTCCGCGTCGCCGAAGGTGCGCCGGGATCTGAGGGGCAAGCGGATCGCGATGATCCTGCAGGATCCTAAGTATTCGCTGAACCCAGTGATGAGCATTGGCCGGCAGATCGTCGAGACCCTGCGGCAGCATGAGAGCGTCAGCCGTGGCGAAGCCCGGGAAAGGGCGCTCGACATGCTGGCGGCGGTGCAAATCCGTGATCCGAAGCGCGTCTACGATCTCTACCCGCACGAGGTTTCGGGTGGCATGGGGCAGCGCGCGATGATCGCGATGATGCTGGTTGCCGGCCCGGAACTGCTGATCGCCGACGAGCCGACCTCGGCGCTCGACGTGACGGTGCAGCTCGAAGTGCTTGGTATTCTCGACAAGCTCGTCGCTGACCGTGGCATGGGCCTCATCTTCGTGTCGCATGATCTGCGCCTCGTCTCCTCCTTCTGCGACCGGGTGATCGTCATGTATGCCGGCCGGATCGTCGAAGAACTGGCGGCGTCCGAGCTCGCCAACGCCAAGCATCCCTATACGCAAGGGCTTCTGAACTGCATGCCGGCGATCGGCTCCGATCGTCATCCCCTGCCGGTTCTCGACCGCAAGCCGGAGTGGGCTCAATGA
- a CDS encoding class I SAM-dependent methyltransferase: MPHNCRFCSTPLETVFADLGSTPWSNSFLEPTEEALARERSFPLKAMVCSECLLVQTTETVPADEIFTDGYAYLSSFSTSWLEHARRYADTMTERFGLNSTSQVVEIASNDGYLLQYFVAKGVPVLGVEPAANAARIAEDRKVPTEVAFFGRETATALVNRGIRADLTAANNVLAHVPDIADFVGGFAILLKPDGVATFEFPHLLRLIEGVQFDTIYHEHYSYLSLAAVERIFESSGLKVFDVEELGTHGGSLRVFAQLASGTRETTEALAAVREKEAAAGLTRMETYAAFDDRIAAVCKGFQAFLARARAEGKTVAAYGAAAKGNTFLNVCGVKPGEIAFAVDRNDLKQGKLLPGTHIPVHAPAHLQVAKPDYLVILPWNLTDEIVADNAAIRAWGGQFVVAIPEIRIL, from the coding sequence ATGCCCCACAACTGCCGTTTCTGCTCGACGCCCCTCGAGACCGTCTTTGCCGACTTGGGATCAACGCCCTGGTCCAACTCGTTTCTGGAGCCAACCGAAGAAGCGCTGGCGCGCGAGCGCTCGTTTCCGCTGAAGGCAATGGTTTGCTCCGAATGCCTGCTGGTCCAGACGACGGAGACCGTGCCGGCCGACGAAATCTTCACCGACGGCTACGCCTATCTCTCGTCGTTCTCGACAAGCTGGCTGGAACACGCCCGCCGCTACGCCGATACCATGACCGAGCGCTTCGGGCTTAACAGCACGTCGCAGGTTGTCGAGATCGCCTCGAATGACGGCTATCTGCTGCAGTATTTCGTCGCCAAGGGCGTACCGGTGCTCGGTGTCGAGCCCGCCGCCAATGCCGCGCGAATCGCCGAGGATCGCAAGGTCCCGACCGAGGTGGCGTTCTTCGGCCGAGAAACCGCGACGGCGCTCGTCAATCGCGGCATCCGCGCCGACCTGACGGCCGCCAACAACGTGCTGGCGCACGTGCCCGACATCGCGGATTTCGTTGGCGGCTTTGCCATTCTGCTGAAGCCCGATGGCGTCGCAACCTTCGAGTTTCCGCATCTCCTGCGCCTCATCGAAGGTGTGCAGTTCGATACGATCTACCACGAACACTATTCCTATCTGTCGCTGGCCGCCGTCGAGCGCATCTTCGAGAGTTCCGGCCTGAAGGTCTTCGACGTCGAGGAACTCGGCACCCATGGTGGCTCGTTGCGCGTTTTTGCTCAGCTTGCCTCCGGTACCCGCGAAACGACCGAGGCGCTCGCAGCCGTGCGCGAGAAGGAAGCGGCTGCCGGCCTGACGCGCATGGAAACCTATGCCGCCTTCGACGACCGGATCGCCGCCGTCTGCAAAGGGTTTCAGGCGTTCCTGGCCCGCGCCAGGGCCGAAGGCAAGACAGTGGCCGCCTACGGCGCCGCAGCGAAGGGAAATACCTTCCTCAACGTCTGCGGCGTCAAGCCTGGCGAGATCGCCTTCGCCGTCGACCGCAACGATCTGAAGCAGGGCAAGCTCCTGCCGGGCACCCACATTCCGGTGCACGCGCCAGCCCACCTGCAGGTCGCCAAACCCGACTATCTCGTGATCCTGCCCTGGAACCTCACGGACGAAATCGTCGCCGACAACGCTGCGATCCGCGCCTGGGGCGGGCAATTCGTCGTTGCAATTCCGGAAATCCGGATCCTCTGA
- a CDS encoding dipeptidase, giving the protein MQAVFDGHNDVLLRLWQNARKGADPVREFVDGIGEGHIDAPRAKAGGLIGGISAIYVPSGDLVLQPPGEDGHYETPLSAPLEHLPSLAIAMELADIAVRLDRAGAWKLCRSTGEIRGAVEAGVFASVLHMEGCEAIGADLSALETFYAAGLRSLGPVWSRHNVFGHGVPFSYPKSPDTAPGLTDAGFELVRACNRLGILIDLAHITEKGFWDVAKTTDQPLVASHSNAHVLTPVARNLTDRQLDAVKESKGLVGLNYATTMLRADGQENAATPLSDMVRHVDYLVERMGIECVALGSDFDGATIPEAIADAAGNQALVAALRGAGYGDAELAKICRENWWRVLGQAWHEAA; this is encoded by the coding sequence ATGCAGGCGGTTTTCGATGGCCACAACGACGTGCTTCTGCGGCTGTGGCAGAATGCGCGAAAGGGTGCTGACCCGGTCCGCGAATTTGTCGACGGTATCGGCGAGGGCCATATCGACGCGCCACGCGCCAAAGCGGGCGGCCTCATCGGCGGAATTTCGGCGATCTACGTGCCTTCAGGCGATCTGGTGTTGCAGCCGCCGGGTGAAGACGGCCATTACGAAACGCCGCTCTCCGCGCCCCTCGAACATCTGCCGTCACTGGCGATTGCCATGGAACTCGCCGACATCGCCGTTCGTCTTGATCGGGCGGGGGCGTGGAAGCTCTGCCGCTCGACCGGCGAAATCCGCGGTGCGGTTGAGGCCGGCGTCTTTGCTTCCGTCCTGCATATGGAGGGCTGTGAGGCAATTGGCGCTGATCTTTCGGCGCTCGAAACCTTCTATGCCGCCGGCCTGCGCTCGCTTGGACCCGTCTGGAGCCGCCACAACGTCTTCGGTCACGGTGTGCCGTTCTCCTATCCGAAGTCACCGGACACGGCGCCGGGGCTGACGGATGCGGGTTTCGAACTGGTGCGCGCGTGCAACCGCCTGGGCATTCTGATCGACCTCGCCCACATCACCGAGAAAGGGTTCTGGGACGTCGCGAAAACCACGGATCAGCCGCTCGTCGCCAGCCATTCGAACGCGCACGTGCTGACGCCGGTTGCCCGCAATCTGACCGACAGGCAACTCGATGCCGTCAAGGAAAGCAAGGGGCTCGTCGGGCTCAATTATGCGACGACGATGCTGCGCGCCGATGGCCAGGAGAATGCCGCGACACCGCTTTCCGACATGGTTCGCCATGTCGACTATCTCGTCGAGCGCATGGGCATCGAGTGCGTGGCGCTCGGATCGGACTTCGACGGGGCGACGATCCCTGAAGCGATCGCCGACGCGGCCGGGAATCAGGCGCTCGTTGCGGCGCTCAGAGGGGCCGGATATGGTGACGCCGAACTGGCAAAGATATGCCGGGAAAACTGGTGGAGAGTTCTGGGGCAGGCTTGGCACGAGGCCGCCTGA